The following coding sequences lie in one Candidatus Omnitrophota bacterium genomic window:
- a CDS encoding membrane protease subunit, producing MSNESTGIIGIVALVVIGALLLGAVIFGYPLYNVWSSEMDGKAKLAESESSRQIAVVESKAKMDSAKNLADAEVIRAQGVAKANEIIGESLKDNSEYLDYLWLTEKIGASDKEIIYIPTETQLPILEATRLQAARGAA from the coding sequence ATGAGTAATGAATCAACTGGAATAATTGGAATAGTCGCATTGGTTGTAATCGGTGCGCTATTGCTTGGTGCCGTGATATTTGGATACCCGCTTTATAACGTTTGGTCCTCGGAGATGGACGGAAAGGCCAAATTGGCAGAATCCGAAAGTTCCCGACAGATCGCCGTTGTGGAAAGCAAAGCCAAAATGGACTCTGCTAAGAATCTTGCGGATGCTGAAGTTATCCGAGCGCAAGGGGTTGCTAAGGCAAATGAGATTATTGGCGAATCTCTGAAGGACAACAGCGAATACTTAGATTACCTCTGGCTGACTGAAAAAATAGGGGCATCCGACAAAGAAATCATCTATATCCCAACCGAAACTCAACTGCCCATACTGGAAGCTACAAGACTACAAGCCGCGAGAGGTGCGGCTTAA
- a CDS encoding HNH endonuclease — protein sequence MFYDASSLADDLAPEEAPTDYHFRTYNLNKYLWGHRTDDIGHQCQYANYLGVPVRDLHYEEDYILVGTFVPSGPIEDKRNLPEYRDWRSKVFKRDNYTCQSCGSKTKLQAHHIKQVILYPELIYDVDNGQTLCKDCHGEVPVLHRGE from the coding sequence ATGTTTTACGATGCGTCGTCGTTAGCCGATGATCTGGCACCCGAAGAAGCGCCAACCGATTATCATTTCAGAACATACAACCTTAATAAGTATCTATGGGGGCATCGAACCGACGATATCGGCCATCAATGTCAGTATGCTAATTATTTGGGCGTACCTGTCAGGGATCTTCATTATGAAGAAGATTATATTTTAGTGGGCACGTTCGTTCCTAGTGGTCCAATTGAAGACAAACGTAATCTTCCCGAATACCGCGATTGGCGATCAAAAGTATTCAAACGGGATAATTATACTTGTCAATCATGTGGTAGTAAAACCAAACTGCAAGCGCACCATATTAAGCAAGTTATCTTGTATCCAGAACTGATTTATGACGTTGACAATGGTCAAACGCTTTGCAAAGACTGTCATGGTGAGGTTCCTGTCTTGCATAGGGGCGAATAA